The following nucleotide sequence is from Solenopsis invicta isolate M01_SB unplaced genomic scaffold, UNIL_Sinv_3.0 scaffold_950, whole genome shotgun sequence.
ggcacatttcaaaggtgtcggtcaagaacatgatcctcgaatctttatcactctgtttacttaaacattgattacgcagaaccatttccgatttcaaagtactgccatactcacctcctcgcggtgtgatttattatgtttatgtaaacagagtgacaagtacatggtccatgtttacattaaatggccagttgcctccacgcgacacatttcaaaggtgtcaaatttatttaaacatcggccaagaacatggtcctcgaatcgttatctctgtttatataaacattgattacgcagaactaccggttaggtttacacgtgtgaccccgttttaagccccccttcccctccaacgcccggtttggtccactcgcgggaccttatcgccggttaggtccccccgcgcgacccgaaatattccccccccttccccgcacccccctgagatcacCGAGTTTGAACCGGCTTATACATTCTACTGATGGATCCAATATAGCGAACAAAATTATCATAATCGACCGAATTTGCTTGAAACTTACTGTTATTTATGTGTTTTCGAGATTGCTGATTATTAAACGgatatcaaaaatacaaaaatcgaAATGCCAGATGTAATATGGCGAATTAATATAGTAAACTGTGTTATAAAAACACATGTTAAATACTgtaacaaaatcattttaatggttaaattgcttttagaattcaacgcgcATTATACAAGGTATCATGATATTTCAACACCCTAGATATATTCCACGCCCGCCGTTTTTcctctattttaaaatatttcaaaaagctcgaaagtaaaaatattttgtaacaaaagtcgactattatattaaatattggtATATTATTGTTACTACATAACGCTGCcagttaaacaaataatttttaaagtaattactggaatttgtttaatattcacTAAATATACTTAACTATCCGTAGGTCTCATATCAGGCAAACGCTCAAGTcacatctaatttttttaattgcacagatctaatataaaatatatatttataactttttaacttttcacttataattttttagataatctAGATTATATTTGTACGGTtattctttgtttaataaaatttttattaaagacttTAAAAATGTTAACGTATGGTACATCTGAGTGCGGCGATTATGAAAGCAAATACGTATGTACAATCGACACGACACGCGCCGTTGCGTATTCTCACTAATTTTCTATCAACGAACCGAGCGTtacattgttttgtttttacaagACTGTGTTGATACAACGTGgactgtatttattatttttatttctttgattaatttattttttctttcaacgaTCAACTCAGTGTGATCTaagaaaactataatataaCTAACTAATATAGCGATACATATGCAGACGTAACGCAGCGTTCGCACGAAAGTATTTATGTTCGTTTGTCGCACGAGAATAATGGAAGGCTAATAACGGAGGTAATACAAGTGACCACAATACCTACATGGGCCATAATACtacctttttatttatatacgagTGTGTAAAATAACTTACGTGGGaacatattcataaatatatgaaGTATAGCCAGTAAAAATAATCGAGCCTATTAAAAGCGCACCTGATATTATAACAGCGGCATAGAAATACctaaaatttacaatacatatttatttaaatatatatgaaagcCGCAATACCCTAGGGGAGACTAGGACGAGTActgatttgatttaaataaagtttaagatTTAGAGAAAAATGTGTTACCTTGGAAGCATCGAAACATatgatataaaagaaatattttgcgataacttttttttattttttccattataaGTACTAGAGTCAATTAAGTGACtctaataattacataaatagaaCGCAATGCCAACTTTGCCTCTTGAGCCCCAGTCTCCCCTACAATCTATTGTTTGGTTACTTACAtagttgataaaattaataccaTTAAAACGATTACATGACTTTGCATATCGACAGCTAGATACCAGCTCCAACTCATGCActgtaataaaagattttagaataaaagttttgtgtttaatcgtatttttattttattattttaatttaagacgATTTTAATTAAACGTGTACGTACCAATGTATCGacatcaaagaaattatttatgtatagaaGATTTCTCCACCAGTACTTTGCGCAAATTTCGTGCGACTTCTCATTCATATAAATTTGTGATGTCTTATCAAGCCATTCTGAATTTACTTGCATTATTCCTAATACCATTATATAAACTGGTGTCAaccttaacaaaattttaattattaatgagaAAAAAGAGCAATTCTTTactcaattattaaaattaaaaaattgattttcaaactttctacattacaaatatatatgtttatttcacttattaaatcagtaattttattagaattattattgttttcttgttgtttgcaaataatagaaaaacataCCGAAGAAATCTTTTTACTATATTGATCAAAagttcatttaatttttctctatatTGAATTTGCTTAATCAGAATTTTGTTTGCTTTATCTCTCAAATACCAATGAGCCACCAAAAATCcacttgcaaaaaaataaatgtctacTGATATAATTCCAATCAATGGATCAAATAAAAAACCATAATTTTCCATATTTCTCCAGAACCATACTGTATTGTCTGCAAACgaaaatcaattttcattatatgcaaaaaagtaaaacaagagtataatgaaaaattgttcattaCGTAGAAAAAAACCAAAATACTCGCCGAAAGAATCTACAGCAAAATATATACTGTGTAATGCAATTATAATACACATATTTAGAACTTTTAAGCCTTCAATGACTGGTATTGTGCCAGTACTTAATTTTGCATTAAACATTTCCCTCGTATTTGTATAAGCGGAGAAATGtattaatacttttctaattaGTTTTATTTCCACTTCTCTGGATACATTTTTCATacctaaattataatttgaaacttttaatattaacgtacaaataaaaatgtttaagaataaaaataattttaagcaaGAGAAATTCATCTAAGCGCGCGAATAAGCCATGCACAAGATAAGGGAAAGTGGGTGAAATCAAATTTATTCGCAGTTTTATATGGCTCTATAAGGCACAAATAAAGTCCGATCGTAAAACCGAAGGTGCCGTTTGAGATTTAATTCCCTTCATTTTTGTTTCAGACCATTATGACGTATCTCTCACCTGTATTGaactataatgaaaaatgtaaaaacgcttttttcgCAGTTCGATTTGGCACCGGTGCAGTAGTTTCAAATCAAACTATCCGTGGTCCAAGTTGGATAAACCTatttttattgacttttaaatagaattttaaaagatttaattgtattttttttaatgttaagtaaaaacaagctatttaatagttaaaagcaaaaattttattttaaaaaggaaaattatataattaaacgttTTCCAGTCACGTTATGAtatcgttattatataattagacttgagataaataaaattcaattattccgagtcTGATAACTCATAATATTgtactattataatttaacgtTTATAAGTTTACATTTGGTCGGCTGATCACCAGTGCTGCGATCAAGTTGCAATCTCGAATTAAAAGTTCGATTTGGACACGAGTCCTttcaaactttggaacaaattttacaataaatctcTACAAGTGATCACGAAAcgcttgaaatttttaaattctacactttttaattatcctaaatcaattacttttcaaattttagtactttttaaataatacaataatttagaaaaattttcttctttttttaattttttaacacgatgcaagaaaatatacatattcaCATCTATTAATGAATGTTATGACAGACATGATAATATCACGATACTCCGTCTCCTCCCAATGTGTTAaacaaattatagaataataaaagacTTAAAAGTATGtccatatataaaatacattgtaagaattattgataaatattattactagtataaaattgatataaatattgtaatgagaatattttaaaaatatgtttaaattaacactatctttgtaacaaaaatatatttaattattctcttAAAATTAACACAACCATTGCAACcaatatgtttaaatattccCCTTAAATTAACACAACTATTGTAACAAACTGCGGCAAAccgaattataataaatttcctgaatgtcaattttttttgtgttgtatAATAATCACTCAATTATGTACATTAATGATGTACATCAGTTGTACTCAATTATGTACATGTACATTAATGAtgaaatatacgtttatattgATGTTTACAGGAAGTCATattggtaaaatttattttctttaatttaccCCATCTTGTCTCGTCCCCTAAATATTACTCGTAGATCGCGCTTGAGAGAATTGCGAGTTAAAGAGATTAGACTCTCTAGATCAAATTCAAACCGACGATCGCACGACTCCTGGAAATAGGTGTTAAAGCGTCTCATTATACGCTGATCCATATTCCAGAGTCATGAAAGTGCGTTCGACTTTGTGACTCACTCCCTTTAGTGCCACGAGAAAAGCTTTTGTTGAGTCTTGACCTGCCTTACCCAACTCCcagatatctttttaataaatacttcttTCCTAAGGCTGGACGTAACagtattaatttaagttaaaaaggtTCTTTTTGGAACACGACCCGATTTAGCCCACTCTCCCTtatagtaaaaaatgttattctgttactcattatttatttaaaataatagttcAGTTAAAACAAAGTgacaaagtaaaaattttgagcAGTATTAATTCAATACACTTACTATCATCCAATTTATtcatttcatctttttttacattttcttgatGGATGAATACATCATATATCGTTCCAATTATTGTCATGAAACAAAATCCTAAACCTAAACTGTAAATAGAATATTGCCATAATTTAGTCTTTATACTCTTGTAagaggtaaaaataaaattttttttataatattactacatattcttgctatataatattattatgtaaaataattgttattttttcctAAAACTTACCAGATAAAAAATAACGCACCACCAGATAGTTGTTTGATATcgtattttaaatctttaaccTGAATCAGATTGAGGTCAGCGGAATATAtatcaaatgttaaattaactctgtcatataacatttttcccaaaataaaacttatattatttattgagcAGGATGATGGCAGACATAATCCTAGTGTTATCACATCCTAGGATAAAACTATATGTTTAAAAGAGCGTCCTTTTATCGATAtcaaataatagttttataatctTACCTGTTGAAACATATATGTACGATATTGAAGGGTGTTGTTATGTCTAAAATGAGCGACAAAATAGTTGGTTTCAAAAGGCTGAAATTCTTGTTGCGGATCATTATCGCGGTATATTTCCCGAGGTAAGATCGTTGTGCTTTTATTTATCGTATCTAGACACTGACTACGACTACCTAGCCAGTAATTATTCCCGTAAAAGAAGCCGGATTTATATCCACCACTGGAATCTaagactaaaaataaaattaggctattttaatttctttgaataattttaattatttgataaaaaatatttttaattcggatCTCGTTTCTTGTCTTTATTTGACTTTGTGAAGTATCATTTTCAcctattacaaaataaaaaatatgctttctgtTCAGAAATCTAGAGTGATAAAGATATATGATATCACAGACCTGTATGAGTGACAGGGAATATAAGTAAAAACCTAATAGCACAAGATGTCTTTAGGATGATCTTAAATCCATTTTGAATGCTCAGGAACGGATTCTGAGCATTATACTAGGGTGacaatttcaagattttataagaaacgTTAAATAAGCATCTTTAGACATCCCCGTGCTAATAAAGGAAATAAGGGTAGCGAGCTGGGATTAATATTCACAATTAATTATGTAAGTCAATGTTATGTAGGATTAATTATGTAGAAGAATATAAACAAACAATTCTTGTATCTTATGCTATATTGAAAGAGTGACCTCAAAATCGGTGGTATTTTAGCCATTTTTGATCCCGCGATTTTGAAACTGAATTGTGTGCTGAATATCTTAGTATGaaatattaatcacaaaaaattttcaaattgatcgTATTATTAAGAGACGTGAAGGTTCAAAGTAAGCAAAATTCGTTAAAAGGTTGGCTTACACGttttaaagtgaatttttatatttgtacgattatttatttcatatctgAAAGTTTTGCTAACAGCTAAAACGAATTTGAAGTcagatacaaaatataaaatggcggatttaatacaatatatatttttaaaatgttttaatttttgtaaaaaatatttagtagtTTCTTCGGCCTCTGATTAAAATAGCTACTGATTGAAAGATACCTGTTTAACAATAcataatattaggagtataaataagtttccgccgtttcacaaaaagtggcgccactagtatgttatggttgaaattgtctgttgtaaaacgttatatcgtaaggttggatatctggcaacaacataaccttaaaatattagcgattttgtatcagcatcatatatcttttttcgtgcgaaaatgtcgagttttgagccaaataagcgtcatttgcgggagatTTTGATtcacttctttaatttgaagaaatctgcgcatcgattgcttgtagaagcatatgatGAGGCTGCTTTAAGTGAGAGAaattgccgtgagtggtttcacaagtttaagaacggtgaatttgacgtgaatttcgaagacaaagaacgtagcggaaggccgaaagtgtacgaagacgcggaattggaaacattattagatgaagattcgtgccaaacgcaagaagcacttgcacttacgttaggagtgactcaaccagcaatttcacatcgcttaaaatcattgggaatgattcaaaaacaatgaaactgggttccatatgaactgaagccgagaaacgttgaacgccgatttttcacatgtgaaatgctgcttgccaggcataaacgaaagggttttttgcatcgtatagtcactggtgatgaaaatggatccactacgataaaagaagaagaaattatggggaccacctggccatgcttcaacatcgacagccaaaccgaacattcatggaaaaaagctcatgttgtgtatttggtgggatcagcttggtgttgtgtattatgagttgctcaaaccgaatgaaaccattactggggctctctaccgaacacaattgatgagattgagccgagtactcaa
It contains:
- the LOC113004524 gene encoding nose resistant to fluoxetine protein 6, with protein sequence MENYGFLFDPLIGIISVDIYFFASGFLVAHWYLRDKANKILIKQIQYREKLNELLINIVKRFLRLTPVYIMVLGIMQVNSEWLDKTSQIYMNEKSHEICAKYWWRNLLYINNFFDVDTLCMSWSWYLAVDMQSHVIVLMVLILSTMYFYAAVIISGALLIGSIIFTGYTSYIYEYVPT